The following are encoded in a window of Microbacterium sp. LWO13-1.2 genomic DNA:
- a CDS encoding carbohydrate binding domain-containing protein, producing the protein MKRKLIRGAAFALVALLLAGTNVATNSPSASASTPSLITNGGFESPPPGSSPGSIPGWSAYYGVSGSTRSTSAAHDGAYGVTMVDATATASAGLETDRFTVQQGSTYRVAADVKMTTGQPWIYLLFYNAAGTRIGDKNQRFTTVPLGSWTTIALEGVAPAGATKASVLLYSSLSGITTANWDEIAVSKVSTTSWAREDLGVQLTQVTSLRAATATLADGREIAYIPVQGTTCSLSVFDITNDTVLANVAGPPSCKNAWGVAADSLGTVYIGANDGHLYKYTIGGTAFVDLGVPVANGQNIWGLDIDSSGRVFGGSYPSGSLWSFTPSTGAFRDYGQVSPGSAYVRDVAVSGDKVYAGLGTTAAKFVQIDIATGAVSDIPLPAFLAADKLIYDVDARSGKIFVRGSDTKALAAYDITAGTWTGLIDGSVGLEVSPTDAAGNIYFVGADFAVKRYSSSGVLTNLNVFPGAAVRASAIIDYTGGPFSGPTLALTTIRGKIWLYHLASGAVAELAPPITGQPATIATLERGPDDRIYSSALQSGGLSAFDPATSTTHEYPQGVLGQAEGAIAVGDELYLGVYPGAHLMAFDPTQPLSATNPGEFASLEGDLQDRPFAWASQGNQIIAGTVATYGHLGGSIAVIDATSKSVTKYVNIIADESITALTYVGPDLVLGGTSVYGGLGSTPTQSAASLFLFKPSTGALIWSGKPFAGEKAITALKVASDGSIWGVTVGKLLQFDLDSRTVLRTFDIATVEWNALGPVWKSANIEISSTGEMYISAWGNLYAFETTTYRLKHIVAGANHIAAGADGELYYSFNERLWVATPQ; encoded by the coding sequence ATGAAGAGGAAGCTTATTCGCGGCGCGGCCTTTGCCCTGGTCGCCCTCCTGCTGGCAGGAACGAATGTCGCCACGAACTCCCCGTCGGCCAGCGCTTCGACGCCATCGCTCATCACCAACGGCGGGTTCGAAAGCCCGCCACCGGGAAGTTCTCCAGGAAGCATCCCCGGATGGAGCGCGTACTACGGCGTCTCCGGCTCCACCCGCTCAACTTCGGCGGCGCACGATGGGGCATATGGCGTCACGATGGTCGACGCCACGGCGACTGCTTCTGCGGGACTCGAGACCGACCGGTTCACGGTGCAGCAGGGATCGACGTATCGAGTCGCCGCCGACGTGAAGATGACGACCGGCCAGCCGTGGATCTACCTGCTGTTCTACAACGCCGCAGGCACACGAATCGGCGACAAGAATCAGCGTTTCACCACGGTGCCACTCGGATCCTGGACGACGATCGCCCTGGAGGGCGTGGCACCCGCAGGTGCCACCAAGGCCTCAGTACTCCTCTACTCCTCCCTCTCAGGGATCACCACCGCCAATTGGGACGAGATCGCCGTCAGCAAGGTGAGCACCACCTCCTGGGCGCGCGAGGACCTCGGCGTCCAACTCACCCAGGTGACGTCTCTGCGAGCAGCGACGGCGACGCTCGCCGACGGCCGCGAGATCGCCTACATCCCCGTCCAGGGGACGACGTGTTCGCTCAGCGTCTTCGACATCACCAACGACACCGTCCTGGCGAACGTCGCCGGACCGCCCTCGTGCAAGAACGCGTGGGGTGTCGCTGCCGACAGTCTCGGCACGGTGTACATCGGCGCGAATGACGGCCATCTCTACAAGTACACGATCGGCGGCACCGCGTTCGTCGATCTCGGGGTTCCGGTGGCGAACGGCCAGAACATCTGGGGGCTCGACATCGACAGTTCTGGCCGGGTGTTCGGCGGGTCGTACCCGTCGGGCTCGCTGTGGTCCTTCACTCCGAGCACGGGCGCTTTCCGAGACTACGGTCAGGTGTCGCCGGGGTCTGCGTACGTCCGCGATGTCGCCGTAAGCGGCGACAAGGTCTACGCCGGGTTGGGCACGACGGCTGCCAAGTTCGTACAGATCGATATCGCCACCGGGGCCGTGAGCGACATCCCATTGCCTGCGTTCCTCGCCGCCGACAAGCTCATCTACGACGTCGACGCCAGATCGGGCAAGATCTTCGTACGCGGATCGGATACGAAGGCGCTGGCCGCCTACGACATCACGGCAGGAACCTGGACCGGACTCATCGACGGGAGCGTCGGACTCGAGGTCTCACCCACCGATGCCGCCGGCAACATCTACTTCGTAGGGGCCGACTTCGCAGTGAAGCGGTACTCGAGTTCGGGAGTCCTGACGAACCTCAACGTCTTCCCCGGTGCAGCAGTGCGTGCTTCTGCGATCATCGACTACACCGGTGGACCGTTCAGCGGCCCAACCTTGGCACTCACGACGATCCGCGGCAAGATCTGGCTCTATCACCTCGCAAGCGGGGCGGTCGCGGAACTCGCGCCCCCCATCACCGGACAACCCGCGACGATCGCGACCCTCGAACGGGGACCTGATGATCGGATCTACTCGAGTGCGCTTCAATCGGGTGGTCTTTCTGCCTTCGACCCGGCGACGAGTACGACACACGAGTACCCGCAGGGGGTCCTCGGACAGGCAGAGGGGGCGATCGCCGTCGGCGACGAGCTGTATCTGGGCGTCTATCCCGGCGCACATCTGATGGCGTTCGACCCCACCCAGCCGCTCTCCGCGACCAATCCAGGAGAGTTCGCGTCGCTCGAGGGCGACCTGCAGGATCGTCCATTCGCCTGGGCGAGTCAGGGGAATCAGATCATCGCAGGAACCGTCGCCACCTACGGGCACCTCGGAGGGTCGATCGCTGTCATCGACGCGACGTCGAAATCGGTGACGAAGTACGTCAACATCATCGCCGACGAGAGCATCACGGCGCTGACGTACGTCGGCCCGGACCTGGTGCTGGGAGGAACCTCCGTCTACGGGGGCCTCGGATCGACTCCTACCCAATCGGCTGCGTCGCTCTTCCTGTTCAAGCCCAGTACCGGCGCACTGATCTGGTCCGGCAAGCCGTTCGCCGGCGAGAAGGCGATCACCGCTCTCAAGGTCGCATCCGACGGCTCCATCTGGGGCGTGACTGTAGGCAAGCTGCTGCAGTTCGATCTCGACAGCCGAACGGTTCTCCGCACTTTCGACATCGCCACCGTCGAGTGGAACGCGCTGGGTCCGGTCTGGAAGTCGGCGAACATCGAGATTTCGTCGACAGGGGAGATGTACATCAGCGCCTGGGGCAACCTCTACGCGTTCGAAACCACGACGTACCGCCTGAAGCACATCGTGGCGGGTGCGAACCACATCGCCGCCGGCGCCGATGGCGAGCTGTACTACTCATTCAACGAGCGCCTCTGGGTGGCGACACCGCAGTAG
- a CDS encoding ROK family protein, whose amino-acid sequence MAVPSQLSIVARAALHLRDVGPATVNELSRALELSRTSVENAVTALSESGTIVDAPVRGGGGAGRPARSYSFHAVAGAIVGVDIGVASIRVVLADLAGRVITQRTFPGVAAQGDGASKLAAVIDDVRQTLSSASIATSKVRAVGVSLPGIVDDSGRVTTSVVIPEWSGIDIGAQLRQAFGCPVAVDNGVRLAAVAEHHLGVAQLVDDVVYLSVGNRIAMGLILGGHPRRGIHNAAGDIGRLAFRGLNTGTGQITWRTAPTAAEVFALAREGDQQAQTELDAFIDELAHGIATLIMTVDPAMIVIGGGLSAAHEQLLDPLRAALPRHLGLPFQVPLTEARLGAEAAAHGALVHAFQRHASAIYAIDDMPVPPITPMPHDVAVTDPLEEKQ is encoded by the coding sequence ATGGCGGTGCCAAGCCAACTCTCGATCGTCGCCCGCGCCGCCCTGCATCTTCGTGACGTCGGCCCCGCCACAGTGAACGAGCTGTCGCGCGCCCTCGAGCTGTCGCGCACCTCCGTCGAGAACGCCGTGACCGCTCTGAGTGAATCGGGCACCATCGTCGACGCACCCGTCCGTGGAGGTGGAGGCGCCGGCCGCCCGGCCAGGAGCTACTCCTTCCACGCCGTGGCTGGCGCGATCGTCGGCGTGGACATCGGCGTCGCGAGCATCCGCGTCGTTCTCGCCGACCTCGCGGGCCGAGTCATCACCCAGCGCACTTTCCCCGGCGTCGCTGCACAGGGCGATGGAGCATCGAAGCTGGCAGCCGTCATCGACGATGTGCGCCAGACGCTCTCCTCCGCCTCGATCGCGACATCCAAAGTCAGGGCAGTGGGCGTCTCGCTCCCTGGCATCGTCGACGACTCCGGCCGCGTAACGACATCAGTGGTGATCCCCGAATGGTCAGGCATCGACATCGGCGCCCAACTGCGTCAGGCGTTCGGGTGCCCGGTCGCGGTCGACAACGGCGTGCGCCTGGCAGCCGTCGCCGAACACCACCTCGGCGTCGCCCAGCTCGTCGATGACGTCGTCTACCTCTCTGTCGGCAACCGGATCGCGATGGGACTGATTCTCGGCGGTCACCCTCGCCGCGGCATCCACAACGCCGCCGGCGACATCGGGCGCCTTGCTTTCCGTGGGTTGAACACAGGGACCGGTCAGATCACCTGGCGCACCGCACCGACCGCCGCTGAAGTGTTCGCTCTGGCGCGCGAAGGCGACCAGCAGGCGCAGACCGAGCTGGATGCCTTCATCGATGAGCTGGCCCATGGGATTGCGACTTTGATCATGACGGTGGACCCCGCGATGATCGTGATCGGCGGAGGGCTCTCCGCAGCCCACGAGCAGTTGCTCGACCCGCTCCGCGCGGCACTCCCTCGCCACCTCGGCCTACCGTTCCAGGTACCTCTCACCGAGGCACGTCTCGGGGCGGAGGCTGCGGCGCACGGGGCGCTCGTCCACGCGTTCCAGCGGCACGCATCCGCGATCTATGCGATCGACGACATGCCCGTCCCCCCGATCACCCCGATGCCGCATGACGTGGCCGTCACCGACCCCCTCGAGGAGAAGCAGTGA
- a CDS encoding Gfo/Idh/MocA family oxidoreductase — translation MSTLKVGLIGAGGISRVHADAWRALGVAGYVTSLAGAEEIAEEYGFELVDDVDTLIGLVDVVDIVTPSSTHADFALQAITQGRHVICEKPLAATADAAAALARAAEEAGVRLFPAHVVRYMGEYRRIKEGIGSGRIGTVAVQRFSRAGSAPQAPWFFSESTGGGLIRDLMIHDIDQALWFAGPVASVYAVQNPPTVDDRVPAPVTSHIVLTHRNGVISHIHGSWVTPGMPFRTSVEVAGSEGRLRYDSAEDHASRTDTVLTAGDTDYLPPMSPQESPYYAELADFVSALRHDRDARVTPSDGIEAVSVAEAAYDSIAAGKPVALPILELEEATR, via the coding sequence GTGAGCACGTTGAAGGTCGGACTCATCGGCGCCGGCGGGATCTCCCGCGTGCATGCAGACGCCTGGCGTGCACTGGGCGTCGCCGGATACGTGACCTCGCTGGCCGGTGCCGAGGAGATCGCCGAGGAGTACGGCTTCGAGCTCGTCGACGACGTCGATACTCTCATCGGACTCGTCGATGTCGTCGACATCGTGACCCCCAGCAGCACCCACGCCGACTTCGCGCTTCAGGCGATCACGCAGGGCCGCCATGTGATCTGCGAGAAGCCGCTCGCGGCGACGGCTGATGCTGCGGCGGCCCTCGCCCGCGCCGCCGAAGAAGCCGGGGTACGACTCTTTCCTGCTCATGTCGTGCGTTACATGGGCGAGTATCGACGCATCAAGGAGGGAATCGGCTCCGGGCGTATCGGCACCGTAGCAGTGCAGCGATTCAGCCGAGCGGGCTCCGCACCGCAGGCGCCGTGGTTCTTCTCCGAGAGCACCGGTGGCGGACTCATCCGCGACCTGATGATCCACGACATCGACCAGGCCCTCTGGTTCGCTGGACCGGTGGCGTCGGTGTACGCGGTGCAGAACCCACCGACCGTCGACGACCGAGTGCCCGCGCCCGTTACGTCCCACATCGTGCTCACCCACCGCAACGGTGTGATCAGCCACATCCACGGCAGCTGGGTCACCCCCGGAATGCCGTTCCGCACCAGCGTCGAGGTCGCCGGTTCCGAGGGGCGCCTTCGCTACGACAGTGCCGAGGATCACGCGTCGCGCACCGATACGGTGCTGACGGCCGGCGACACCGACTACCTGCCTCCGATGTCTCCGCAGGAGAGCCCGTACTACGCCGAGCTCGCCGACTTCGTCTCGGCACTGCGCCACGACCGAGACGCCCGTGTCACACCGTCAGACGGAATCGAGGCTGTCTCTGTGGCCGAGGCGGCCTACGACTCCATCGCCGCGGGTAAGCCCGTCGCCCTGCCCATCTTGGAGCTCGAGGAAGCCACCCGATGA
- a CDS encoding Gfo/Idh/MocA family oxidoreductase — MTAPAPLRIAVLSFAHTHALSYVHALKAMPGVELIAADPDGRDARDDAPRGAELAAELGVAYVDTYDEAFAWRPDAVVVAAENSRHRELVERAAAAGVHVLCEKPLATTVDDAIAMRDACDQAGVILMVAYPVRFAPAVRDAIADLRSGRLGRVLGVTGVNNGKLPQDRAWFTDPELAGGGALVDHVVHCADLLDELLGERAATVRAVSNGFLHADRELAVETGGLVTIQYPSGVIATIDCSWSWPMSSATWGGLTLQVVAERGTVTVSPFAKGIAGHDARGETWDPVGADLDVLLLEEFVAAVRGDRQPQPDAGVGIRTVEIAKAAQASAARDGEVVSLH; from the coding sequence ATGACCGCCCCCGCTCCTTTGAGGATCGCCGTCCTGTCGTTCGCACACACCCACGCGCTCAGTTACGTGCACGCTCTGAAGGCGATGCCAGGGGTCGAGCTCATCGCCGCCGACCCGGACGGCCGAGACGCTCGCGACGATGCTCCGCGCGGGGCCGAGCTCGCCGCTGAGCTCGGCGTCGCCTACGTCGACACTTACGATGAGGCTTTCGCCTGGCGACCGGACGCCGTCGTGGTCGCGGCGGAGAACTCGCGCCATCGAGAACTTGTCGAACGCGCAGCCGCGGCGGGCGTGCACGTGCTGTGCGAGAAGCCGTTGGCGACGACCGTCGACGACGCGATCGCCATGCGCGATGCCTGCGACCAGGCCGGTGTGATCCTCATGGTCGCGTACCCCGTGCGCTTCGCCCCCGCCGTGCGCGACGCCATCGCTGACTTGCGCAGCGGCCGACTCGGACGCGTGCTCGGGGTCACCGGGGTGAACAACGGCAAGCTCCCGCAGGATCGCGCCTGGTTCACCGACCCGGAGCTGGCCGGTGGCGGAGCGCTCGTCGACCACGTCGTGCATTGCGCCGATCTGCTCGACGAGTTGCTGGGTGAGCGCGCGGCCACGGTGCGCGCCGTATCGAACGGATTTCTGCACGCCGACCGCGAGCTCGCGGTCGAGACCGGCGGGCTCGTGACCATCCAGTACCCGAGCGGTGTCATCGCGACGATCGACTGCTCGTGGAGCTGGCCGATGAGCTCGGCCACATGGGGTGGACTCACACTGCAAGTGGTCGCCGAGCGCGGCACCGTCACGGTCAGTCCTTTCGCGAAGGGCATCGCGGGGCACGACGCCCGCGGCGAGACCTGGGATCCGGTCGGCGCAGATCTCGACGTTCTGCTGCTCGAGGAGTTCGTCGCCGCGGTTCGCGGCGACCGTCAGCCGCAGCCGGACGCCGGCGTCGGCATCCGTACCGTCGAGATCGCCAAGGCCGCGCAGGCCTCAGCAGCGCGCGACGGCGAGGTCGTCTCCTTGCACTGA
- a CDS encoding aminotransferase class III-fold pyridoxal phosphate-dependent enzyme, whose amino-acid sequence MQTPQTNHSWRERAIAIMPVGSSTNSKAPVLLPEEPEVIVRGSGCRVWDDRGREFIDYRCALGPITLGYADDRVDAAIRAQLDDGILFGHPHPLETTTAELFCSLVPGAEAVRFLKTGGEALAAVIRIARAHTGRDRVVQIGYNGWLNSLAAGARVLPGATSDAVPGVPGALAELHHAVDWDDRAALDQLFLTRGSEIALILIAADYPSLPDSAGFYRYLRDLADRHGALLAYDEMVTGFRVALGGMAEETGVVPDLSVFGKGVANGMPLAVYCGRREVLDVLDRGEVVVTSTYGGETLSLAAATATMTAYRDDGIIARLHASGVRLRDGMNSLFAEAGVGLRLEGHPACPQFVGDDATLRIFLRAAFRNGLSFYRVVYVSDAHTDADIDETLNRVAHVLSEITGP is encoded by the coding sequence ATGCAGACCCCGCAGACGAACCACAGTTGGCGAGAGCGCGCGATCGCCATCATGCCGGTCGGATCGAGCACGAACTCCAAGGCGCCGGTACTGCTTCCGGAAGAGCCGGAGGTGATCGTCCGGGGAAGCGGATGCCGGGTCTGGGACGACAGGGGCCGCGAGTTCATCGACTACCGGTGCGCGCTCGGGCCGATCACCCTCGGTTACGCCGATGACCGCGTCGACGCCGCAATCCGCGCGCAACTCGACGACGGCATCCTGTTCGGACATCCGCATCCGCTGGAGACCACGACGGCCGAGCTTTTCTGCTCTCTCGTGCCCGGCGCCGAAGCTGTGCGCTTCCTCAAGACCGGCGGTGAAGCGCTGGCCGCGGTGATCCGAATCGCCCGCGCGCACACGGGACGCGATCGGGTGGTGCAGATCGGGTACAACGGCTGGCTCAATTCGCTTGCAGCCGGTGCGCGTGTGCTTCCCGGGGCGACATCGGATGCCGTTCCCGGAGTGCCAGGGGCACTCGCCGAACTGCATCATGCGGTGGACTGGGACGACCGCGCGGCGCTCGATCAGCTGTTTCTCACGCGCGGCTCTGAGATCGCGCTCATCCTGATCGCCGCGGACTACCCTTCGTTGCCGGATTCCGCCGGCTTCTACCGGTACCTCAGGGATCTCGCCGATCGGCATGGGGCGCTGCTGGCGTATGACGAGATGGTCACCGGCTTCCGCGTGGCGCTGGGTGGCATGGCCGAGGAGACGGGCGTCGTCCCCGACCTATCCGTGTTCGGCAAGGGCGTCGCGAACGGAATGCCGCTTGCCGTGTACTGCGGGCGACGCGAGGTGCTCGATGTGCTCGATCGCGGGGAGGTCGTGGTTACGTCGACGTACGGGGGCGAGACGCTGTCGCTCGCGGCCGCCACCGCGACGATGACCGCGTACCGCGACGACGGGATCATCGCCCGCCTTCATGCGTCGGGCGTCCGGCTGCGAGATGGCATGAACTCACTGTTTGCGGAGGCCGGTGTCGGGCTCAGACTCGAAGGGCACCCTGCCTGCCCGCAGTTCGTCGGGGACGATGCGACGCTGCGCATCTTTCTGCGCGCAGCCTTCCGGAACGGGCTGTCCTTCTATCGCGTCGTCTACGTGAGCGACGCGCACACGGATGCCGACATCGACGAGACTCTGAACAGAGTCGCCCACGTGCTGAGCGAGATCACGGGTCCATGA
- a CDS encoding amidohydrolase family protein, with protein MSGIDAHTHLDEGRFDPEVFVAGERLGINLFLCSNIGAFQPHPGLDEVKEMNSVLVGELGRHPDRLRGYCYVNPRFGKESLDDVRRNVEEHGMIGIKLWIATLADDPLCDPILEYAAEHRLIVLAHAWRKTVGRFPYESTADNIAAAARRHPDVRFLMAHLGGQPESALNSVRAVPNIAVDTSGTIIGGGEVALAVERLGIDRVVFGSDLHHIDLAANVGKVLGAGLDTAAEERVLGGTVARWLTEVIA; from the coding sequence ATGAGCGGCATCGACGCACATACGCATCTGGACGAGGGCCGGTTCGACCCCGAGGTGTTCGTCGCCGGCGAGCGCCTCGGAATCAACCTGTTCCTGTGCAGCAACATCGGCGCGTTCCAGCCGCACCCCGGGCTCGACGAGGTCAAGGAGATGAACAGCGTGCTGGTCGGCGAGCTGGGCCGCCACCCCGACCGCCTCCGCGGATACTGCTACGTCAACCCGCGCTTCGGGAAGGAGAGCCTGGACGATGTGCGACGCAACGTCGAGGAGCACGGCATGATCGGCATCAAGCTGTGGATCGCGACACTGGCCGACGATCCGCTCTGCGACCCGATCCTGGAGTACGCCGCGGAGCACCGACTCATTGTGCTCGCGCACGCCTGGCGCAAGACCGTCGGGCGCTTCCCGTATGAGTCGACAGCCGACAACATCGCCGCCGCCGCACGCCGCCACCCTGACGTGCGCTTCCTGATGGCGCACCTCGGCGGCCAACCCGAGTCTGCGCTGAATTCAGTCCGCGCGGTGCCGAACATCGCCGTCGACACCTCGGGGACGATCATCGGCGGTGGAGAGGTCGCCCTCGCGGTGGAGCGCCTCGGCATCGACAGGGTGGTCTTCGGCTCCGACCTTCATCACATCGATCTCGCAGCCAACGTCGGGAAGGTGCTCGGTGCGGGACTCGACACCGCTGCGGAGGAACGAGTGCTCGGTGGCACGGTCGCCCGCTGGCTCACGGAGGTGATCGCATGA